From a single Nitrospirota bacterium genomic region:
- the nrfD gene encoding polysulfide reductase NrfD has protein sequence MFERALSGSNRYWAWIFFLLAVIGVGFLAYMKQLNEGLGITGLSRDVSWGFYIAQFTFLVGVAASAVMLVIPYYLHNFKKFGKIVILGEFLAVSAVTMCMLFILVDMGQPMRVLNVVLHPTLNSVMFWDALVLNGYLFLNIIIGWTTLAADQKQVAPPQWVKPLIYLSIPWAVSIHTVTAFLYAGLPGRHLWLTAIMAARFLASAFAGGPAILVLLALLVRKFSKFDPGQEAIQALAKIVTYAMCANVFFFLLEVFTAFYSGIPGHAHPLVYLFAGLDGHTKLVPWMWTAAVLAFASIALLVNPSTRQNEGTLKLALVGVIIAAWIDKGMGLVIGGFVPNPFERVTEYAPTMPELAITFGVYAVGLLVLTLLYKVAIGVREENGAVEH, from the coding sequence ATGTTTGAAAGGGCCCTTAGCGGCAGCAACAGATACTGGGCATGGATATTCTTCCTTCTTGCAGTGATAGGCGTCGGCTTTTTAGCGTACATGAAACAGCTCAACGAAGGTCTTGGCATTACCGGACTGAGCAGGGATGTTTCCTGGGGTTTCTATATTGCCCAGTTTACGTTCCTTGTCGGCGTGGCAGCATCAGCGGTCATGCTTGTTATACCTTACTATCTGCATAATTTCAAAAAGTTCGGCAAGATCGTGATCCTTGGTGAGTTCCTTGCCGTTTCTGCGGTAACCATGTGCATGCTCTTCATCCTGGTCGACATGGGTCAGCCGATGAGGGTCCTGAACGTTGTTCTGCATCCAACGCTGAACTCGGTCATGTTCTGGGATGCGCTCGTGCTGAACGGGTACCTCTTCCTGAACATTATCATCGGCTGGACAACACTGGCTGCTGACCAGAAACAGGTGGCTCCGCCCCAGTGGGTCAAGCCGCTGATCTATCTTTCGATCCCCTGGGCAGTCAGTATTCATACGGTAACGGCGTTTCTCTATGCAGGTCTTCCCGGCAGGCACCTCTGGCTTACCGCTATCATGGCAGCCAGGTTCCTTGCCTCAGCTTTTGCAGGCGGACCTGCAATCCTTGTGCTTCTTGCCCTTCTGGTGAGGAAGTTCAGCAAGTTTGATCCTGGACAGGAGGCCATCCAGGCACTGGCCAAGATCGTTACGTATGCAATGTGTGCGAATGTCTTTTTCTTCCTGCTTGAGGTGTTTACGGCCTTCTATAGCGGTATCCCGGGCCATGCGCATCCGCTTGTTTATCTCTTTGCCGGACTTGACGGCCATACCAAGCTTGTGCCCTGGATGTGGACCGCTGCAGTGCTTGCCTTTGCCAGCATAGCACTTCTCGTAAACCCGTCCACCCGCCAGAACGAAGGGACATTGAAGCTCGCGCTTGTGGGGGTTATTATCGCTGCATGGATAGACAAGGGCATGGGTCTTGTTATCGGCGGCTTTGTGCCGAACCCTTTCGAGCGGGTGACGGAATATGCGCCGACCATGCCTGAGCTTGCGATCACCTTTGGCGTTTATGCTGTTGGATTATTGGTCCTGACGCTGCTCTATAAGGTTGCGATAGGGGTCAGGGAAGAAAATGGTGCGGTTGAGCACTGA
- a CDS encoding 4Fe-4S binding protein, producing the protein MYLLAVNADTCTGCEECSNNCPVSVFDMVDGKASATRADDCEGCQTCTSVCPSGAVTLTEM; encoded by the coding sequence ATGTATCTTTTAGCGGTGAATGCTGATACCTGCACCGGTTGTGAAGAATGCTCAAATAACTGCCCTGTCAGCGTGTTTGACATGGTAGACGGCAAGGCTTCTGCAACGCGGGCTGATGATTGCGAAGGCTGTCAGACCTGCACGAGCGTCTGTCCGTCAGGCGCAGTGACACTTACCGAGATGTAA
- a CDS encoding DsrE family protein: protein MGKLTIGTFSSLVGSMSLDFAVKLAEAAVKKGHNVDFWMSGNATMLAKKGQKAFKDYSFLSKTLQEMLATGNFNITACEACAEARGYHKEDCPEGFQRKSMDWYLASTFEADRVLHIGGD, encoded by the coding sequence ATGGGTAAATTGACAATCGGCACATTTTCATCACTGGTAGGCTCAATGTCACTTGATTTTGCCGTAAAGCTTGCAGAAGCTGCCGTGAAAAAAGGACATAACGTTGATTTCTGGATGTCCGGTAATGCTACCATGCTTGCGAAAAAAGGACAGAAGGCCTTTAAAGATTATTCTTTTCTCTCAAAGACCCTTCAGGAAATGTTAGCAACCGGTAATTTCAATATCACGGCATGCGAAGCCTGCGCAGAGGCAAGGGGCTACCATAAGGAAGACTGCCCTGAGGGGTTCCAGCGGAAGAGTATGGACTGGTATCTTGCGAGCACCTTTGAAGCAGATAGAGTCCTGCATATAGGAGGAGACTAA
- a CDS encoding DsrE family protein, which produces MATRKLAFVVRSLPYKTEASRLALTHAISSQTVEIYLNDGDLVEASISYVGDGVFNVMKNQQAGKHYGITTNEGHAKNTLLLDLKVLICKEDLDKFGLTEENLVMDADDLGGDMKANIVSYSEIQKEMETADHLLFC; this is translated from the coding sequence ATGGCGACCAGGAAACTTGCATTTGTTGTCCGTTCACTTCCCTATAAAACAGAGGCATCACGGCTTGCTCTGACCCATGCGATCTCAAGTCAGACCGTCGAGATCTACCTTAATGACGGAGACCTTGTCGAGGCCTCTATTTCCTATGTCGGTGACGGCGTATTCAACGTTATGAAGAACCAGCAGGCCGGCAAGCATTATGGCATCACAACGAACGAGGGACATGCGAAGAATACCCTTCTTCTTGATCTGAAGGTCCTTATCTGCAAGGAAGATCTTGACAAGTTCGGCCTTACCGAGGAGAACCTGGTCATGGATGCCGATGATCTCGGTGGTGATATGAAAGCGAACATTGTATCCTATAGTGAAATACAGAAGGAGATGGAGACGGCTGATCATCTCCTCTTCTGCTAA
- a CDS encoding sulfurtransferase TusA family protein, producing the protein MADLKAQTPTQVLDVLGRVCPYPLVLTKKALEKLPNGGILKILCDAPASAEDSLPRFAESKGMAFEVVKTGESWDIYIQKP; encoded by the coding sequence ATGGCAGATTTAAAAGCACAGACACCGACACAGGTTTTGGATGTATTGGGCCGCGTATGCCCTTATCCCCTTGTTCTTACCAAGAAGGCACTTGAAAAGCTTCCCAACGGCGGCATTCTCAAGATCCTTTGCGATGCCCCTGCATCAGCCGAGGATTCGCTCCCGAGATTTGCAGAGAGCAAGGGAATGGCTTTTGAAGTTGTGAAGACCGGTGAAAGCTGGGATATCTATATCCAGAAGCCCTAA
- the cobJ gene encoding precorrin-3B C(17)-methyltransferase, whose translation MSSGSNNQTETGEVAIFYVTNRGRGLAERLAGHYLGADIRKYTSTFSSQLWKKDNTLIFIMASGIVIRTIAPYMRDKKTDPAVIVMDEKGQYVISLLSGHLGGANQKAEEIAGYLGGKAVITTASDLNKLPSIDLWAKANGLVIENWDLLSKTGTRLLNRGSISVLAEVEVELPEAFIWTEDAGTADMIISSKAITAGGKKQALYLRPRNLVLGIGCNSGTSAQEIDAAVKKTLADHNLSFLSVRCISTIDIKMREPGLVLFTEKCGLDLHAFSADELNTVKGVTPSHAARKATGAQAVAEPSALLAAGSGQLLVPKQKIGNVTVAVARKSEGRQKMEYGKIFIVGTGPGRIDHITPYAQKAIMDSDAIVGYGTYLELIQALTADKEIVSTGMTQEIDRCRKAIDLATEGKTVAVISGGDPGIYAMAGLVLELLMNRNSEAGIQKLEVEVIPGISALNACASRLGAPLMHDFASVSLSDRLTPWETIEKRLDAAAAADFVIALYNPKSKGRAEHISRARQIIMQHRRPDTPVGIVKAAMRENESVVVTDLEHMLEHDIDMQTTIIIGNSKTLTWNHLMITPRGYEKKRQFRDNA comes from the coding sequence ATGAGTTCAGGAAGTAATAACCAGACTGAAACAGGTGAGGTTGCGATATTTTATGTAACAAACAGAGGCCGGGGGCTGGCAGAAAGACTCGCCGGTCATTACTTGGGAGCAGACATCAGAAAATATACTTCTACGTTTTCATCTCAACTGTGGAAGAAGGACAATACCCTTATATTTATTATGGCATCAGGCATTGTGATCAGGACAATTGCGCCTTATATGAGGGATAAGAAGACTGACCCTGCTGTCATTGTTATGGATGAAAAGGGGCAGTATGTCATCAGTCTGTTGTCCGGCCATCTTGGCGGTGCGAATCAGAAGGCAGAAGAAATCGCCGGTTATCTCGGAGGGAAGGCGGTTATAACGACTGCCTCTGATCTGAATAAGCTTCCCTCAATCGATCTCTGGGCCAAGGCAAACGGTCTTGTGATAGAAAACTGGGACCTGCTTTCAAAGACCGGGACAAGGCTGCTGAACAGGGGAAGTATCTCTGTCCTTGCAGAGGTGGAAGTCGAGCTGCCGGAGGCATTTATCTGGACGGAAGATGCAGGGACTGCTGACATGATAATTTCATCTAAAGCAATAACAGCAGGCGGGAAAAAGCAGGCTTTGTATCTGAGGCCCAGGAATCTGGTGCTCGGTATTGGCTGCAACAGCGGCACCTCAGCGCAGGAGATCGACGCTGCCGTCAAAAAGACGCTTGCTGATCATAACCTGAGCTTTCTTTCTGTTCGTTGTATATCAACGATAGATATTAAGATGAGGGAACCCGGATTGGTCTTATTTACAGAGAAATGCGGGCTTGATCTTCATGCTTTCAGTGCGGACGAGCTGAATACCGTTAAAGGTGTTACTCCATCGCATGCAGCAAGAAAGGCTACAGGAGCACAGGCTGTTGCAGAGCCTTCGGCCCTCCTTGCAGCAGGAAGCGGACAACTGCTCGTGCCTAAGCAGAAGATCGGTAATGTTACCGTAGCGGTTGCCAGGAAATCAGAAGGAAGGCAGAAAATGGAATACGGAAAAATATTTATTGTTGGAACAGGCCCCGGCAGAATAGATCACATAACTCCTTATGCGCAGAAGGCGATTATGGATTCTGATGCGATCGTGGGATACGGAACGTATCTCGAACTCATTCAGGCCCTGACAGCCGATAAAGAGATCGTCTCTACCGGCATGACGCAGGAGATAGATCGCTGCAGAAAGGCCATAGATCTGGCCACCGAAGGAAAAACAGTTGCCGTTATCAGCGGGGGTGATCCCGGAATTTATGCCATGGCCGGCCTTGTGCTCGAACTGCTGATGAACCGAAATTCTGAAGCCGGAATTCAAAAGCTGGAAGTTGAGGTTATTCCCGGTATATCCGCGCTTAATGCCTGTGCATCACGCCTGGGCGCTCCGCTGATGCATGACTTTGCCTCTGTCAGCCTCTCTGACAGACTGACTCCCTGGGAAACTATAGAAAAAAGGCTTGATGCTGCGGCAGCAGCAGATTTTGTTATTGCACTGTACAACCCAAAGAGCAAGGGGCGGGCTGAGCATATCAGCAGGGCGCGTCAGATCATTATGCAGCATCGGCGCCCTGATACGCCGGTCGGCATTGTAAAGGCCGCGATGAGAGAGAATGAGTCTGTCGTTGTTACTGATCTTGAGCATATGCTTGAGCATGACATAGATATGCAGACTACGATAATCATAGGAAACTCCAAAACCCTGACATGGAACCATCTGATGATCACGCCGCGTGGATATGAGAAAAAACGCCAGTTCCGGGATAATGCGTAG
- the cobM gene encoding precorrin-4 C(11)-methyltransferase yields the protein MKNNNGKQNLSPSLKQQQVYFVGAGPGDPELLTVKGQKLLKKADVVIYAGSLVNPALLKGLKAKVFDSASMDLDEIVGVIRRAIKQRKRVVRLHTGDTSFYSAITEQIERLQELGISYEVVPGVSSALAGAAAMGQELTIPEISQTVIFTRLEGRTPVPKKERLSGLAKHQATLVIFLSVGMIKNVVAELMQGYQKNTPVVVIEKASWPEQKIVRGTLKNIADLVEEAKIKKTALIYVGKSLKASEQAMGKESKLYHKDFRHEFRK from the coding sequence ATGAAAAACAATAATGGAAAACAGAATCTCTCCCCATCTCTTAAACAGCAACAGGTTTATTTTGTCGGGGCAGGTCCTGGCGATCCCGAGCTTCTTACGGTTAAGGGGCAGAAACTCCTTAAGAAGGCAGATGTGGTGATCTATGCCGGAAGCCTGGTAAATCCTGCTCTTTTGAAGGGTTTGAAGGCGAAGGTTTTTGATTCTGCGTCGATGGATCTTGATGAAATAGTCGGCGTTATCAGAAGGGCGATTAAACAAAGAAAACGTGTTGTGAGGCTGCATACCGGCGACACCTCTTTTTATAGCGCCATAACCGAGCAGATAGAGCGCCTGCAGGAACTGGGCATCAGCTATGAAGTGGTGCCCGGAGTATCATCTGCCCTGGCAGGTGCAGCAGCCATGGGGCAGGAACTCACAATACCTGAGATCAGCCAGACCGTTATATTTACGAGACTTGAGGGCAGGACGCCTGTGCCAAAAAAAGAGCGGCTTTCAGGACTTGCGAAACATCAGGCAACCCTTGTCATTTTCCTGAGCGTAGGAATGATTAAAAATGTTGTTGCTGAATTAATGCAGGGGTACCAAAAAAATACCCCTGTTGTGGTTATTGAGAAGGCCTCCTGGCCGGAACAGAAGATTGTCAGGGGGACTCTGAAGAACATTGCAGATCTTGTGGAAGAGGCAAAGATCAAAAAAACGGCGCTGATATACGTCGGAAAATCTTTGAAGGCCTCTGAGCAGGCAATGGGAAAAGAGTCGAAGCTCTACCATAAGGATTTCAGGCATGAGTTCAGGAAGTAA
- the cobI gene encoding precorrin-2 C(20)-methyltransferase, with protein sequence MPGKLTVIGVGPGDPELLTLKGLRILKAATCIFVPKGREEGSSLALSIISSLLDLSGKEVIEAYFPMRKTRGSAEQGDLDAQWQKTVENVLVRLDSGIDVVFITIGDPTVYSTFYYLHERLLALNPDITVEIIPGVSSIMASAARAGVYLGIADERIAVLPANYLANLNDTLQKFDTVVLMKVNKVFEQIRQKLSEMQLTDKAVYIVRAGMEDEKIFRSLKDVTDNDLNYFSMVIVKK encoded by the coding sequence ATGCCCGGAAAACTGACTGTGATAGGTGTAGGCCCTGGAGATCCTGAACTTCTGACCTTAAAGGGGCTGAGGATACTGAAGGCTGCAACCTGTATTTTTGTGCCGAAGGGACGTGAGGAGGGAAGCAGCCTTGCATTGTCAATAATCAGCAGTCTGCTGGACCTCTCCGGCAAGGAGGTTATTGAAGCTTACTTCCCGATGAGGAAAACAAGAGGCTCTGCAGAACAGGGTGATCTTGATGCCCAGTGGCAGAAAACTGTCGAGAATGTTCTCGTCAGGCTCGATAGCGGCATTGATGTTGTCTTTATCACGATCGGGGACCCTACTGTTTACAGCACTTTTTACTATCTGCATGAAAGACTGCTCGCGCTGAATCCTGACATCACCGTAGAGATCATTCCCGGTGTCTCGTCCATTATGGCATCTGCTGCCAGGGCTGGTGTCTATCTCGGGATTGCGGATGAACGGATCGCGGTGCTTCCCGCAAATTATTTAGCAAACCTCAATGACACACTTCAGAAGTTTGACACGGTTGTGCTGATGAAGGTGAATAAGGTTTTCGAGCAGATCAGGCAGAAGCTCAGTGAAATGCAGCTGACAGACAAGGCTGTCTATATAGTGCGGGCAGGAATGGAAGACGAAAAGATATTCCGCAGCCTGAAAGACGTAACAGATAATGACCTCAACTATTTTTCTATGGTGATAGTGAAGAAATGA
- the cbiE gene encoding precorrin-6y C5,15-methyltransferase (decarboxylating) subunit CbiE, giving the protein MNKVYVIGLGYRPLNAKAKELILNSEVILASKRLYEVFQRYAEFDAVKDKIRVINKVDETISFLHASLITHLSSQPLVLLASGDPLFFGIGRKVLEEFGHAHVEILPDLSSIQLAFAGIGEPWDDAFLMSLHGGPDPEKRRRLPYELKDLPMLLKKHKKIAILTDRENNPSVIARYLDSDPELTLYVCERLGYDDEKVRSGRPAEIAEMSFSDPNVVIVRKDRGQTETSDPIFGLRESDIVHSRGLITKDEVRAVSIHKLRLPQKGVFWDIGAGSGSVSIEIARLYPELKVYSIEKNEEQIGNIRENVAHFGLSNVGIISGEAPDALKDLPSPDSVFIGGSSGHMAKLVGLINNAMSKGIIVINAATLETLNEAMKALADNGLETEVSEVSVSRSKKVGSKQHMSALNPVFIIKGEKK; this is encoded by the coding sequence GTGAATAAGGTATATGTCATCGGCTTGGGTTACCGGCCCCTGAATGCAAAAGCAAAGGAGCTGATTTTAAATTCAGAGGTGATTCTTGCATCAAAAAGGCTCTATGAAGTTTTTCAGAGATATGCGGAATTCGATGCGGTCAAAGACAAAATAAGGGTGATCAATAAGGTTGATGAAACTATTTCATTTCTTCACGCATCTCTCATCACGCATCTCTCGTCACAGCCTCTCGTCCTCCTCGCATCAGGCGATCCGCTCTTCTTCGGCATCGGAAGGAAGGTGCTGGAGGAATTTGGTCATGCCCATGTTGAGATACTCCCTGATCTTTCGAGCATTCAGCTTGCCTTTGCCGGGATCGGAGAGCCATGGGATGATGCGTTTCTGATGAGCCTGCACGGAGGCCCTGATCCTGAAAAAAGAAGAAGACTGCCTTACGAACTGAAAGACCTGCCGATGCTGCTTAAGAAGCATAAAAAGATCGCTATACTTACCGACAGGGAAAACAATCCGTCAGTGATTGCCCGGTATCTTGATTCTGATCCGGAACTTACCCTGTATGTCTGTGAAAGATTGGGATATGATGATGAAAAGGTCCGTAGCGGCAGACCGGCAGAGATAGCAGAAATGTCTTTCAGCGATCCAAATGTTGTGATAGTCAGAAAAGATCGCGGGCAGACGGAAACATCCGACCCGATCTTCGGTCTGAGGGAGAGTGATATTGTCCACTCAAGGGGTCTTATAACAAAAGATGAGGTCAGGGCAGTATCGATCCACAAGTTGAGGCTTCCGCAAAAAGGCGTATTCTGGGACATAGGGGCAGGATCGGGATCGGTCTCGATCGAGATTGCCAGGCTCTATCCTGAATTAAAGGTCTATTCAATAGAGAAGAATGAAGAGCAGATCGGAAATATCAGGGAGAATGTTGCACACTTCGGATTATCCAATGTCGGAATAATATCAGGTGAAGCTCCTGATGCTTTAAAAGATCTGCCCAGTCCTGACAGTGTCTTTATCGGCGGCAGCAGCGGACATATGGCCAAACTCGTGGGCCTGATAAACAACGCCATGTCAAAAGGTATAATCGTGATCAATGCTGCGACACTTGAGACTCTGAACGAAGCGATGAAAGCCCTTGCAGATAATGGATTGGAAACAGAAGTTTCAGAGGTCTCCGTATCCCGGTCTAAAAAAGTCGGCAGCAAACAGCATATGAGCGCGCTGAATCCTGTCTTTATAATCAAAGGAGAAAAAAAGTAA
- a CDS encoding cobalt-precorrin-5B (C(1))-methyltransferase, with amino-acid sequence MESKNSTLRSGYTTGACAAAAAKAAATILLQGQVAGVADVEIPFPDGTRHAFKIQNSGLRIQDGNTIAEASVIKDAGDDPDVTNNAEIVAYAKTVDVMENDNGGVVIKGGNGVGVVTKPGLSVPVGEPAINPVPRKMIRAAVAEAVKAYEVPDSRNIEITITVPNGEDLATKTLNARLGIIGGISILGTSGIVRPLSAEAWTASITASMDVARATGRKVIVLSTGRVSEKAHMKRCNLPVEAYVMMGDYVEFSLNDAKKHDFKGIHLSAHWAKMLKIAMRIPHTHVRHGAIDLHQAALFLNNLIPGLLDTTCDFNTARQMYDEISSKLGTRSTELLSMVCIKAKEYAEDIAAGIPVVAYLVSYEGEIIAESE; translated from the coding sequence TTGGAATCGAAAAATAGTACTTTGAGGTCAGGATACACAACCGGTGCATGCGCTGCTGCTGCGGCAAAGGCGGCTGCGACAATATTGTTACAGGGGCAGGTGGCAGGGGTTGCGGATGTTGAAATCCCGTTTCCTGATGGAACCAGGCATGCGTTCAAAATTCAGAATTCCGGGCTTAGAATTCAGGATGGGAACACGATTGCTGAAGCATCGGTAATCAAGGATGCAGGTGACGATCCTGACGTGACGAACAATGCTGAAATTGTTGCATATGCAAAGACCGTCGATGTAATGGAAAACGATAATGGCGGAGTAGTGATCAAAGGCGGCAATGGCGTAGGCGTAGTCACCAAACCCGGTCTTTCGGTTCCTGTCGGAGAACCTGCCATTAATCCGGTGCCGAGGAAGATGATCAGGGCGGCAGTGGCAGAAGCTGTCAAGGCATACGAAGTGCCGGACAGCAGAAACATCGAGATCACGATTACAGTGCCAAATGGGGAGGATCTGGCAACGAAGACGCTCAATGCGAGGCTCGGCATTATCGGCGGCATATCGATCCTCGGCACCTCAGGCATTGTGAGACCTCTTTCGGCAGAGGCCTGGACAGCAAGTATTACTGCGTCAATGGATGTGGCAAGGGCAACCGGGCGCAAGGTGATAGTTCTGTCTACCGGGAGAGTATCCGAGAAGGCTCATATGAAACGCTGCAACCTGCCGGTAGAGGCCTATGTGATGATGGGAGATTACGTCGAGTTCTCTCTCAACGACGCAAAAAAACATGATTTTAAAGGGATCCATCTAAGCGCTCATTGGGCGAAGATGCTGAAGATCGCTATGCGTATTCCGCATACACATGTGAGGCATGGTGCTATTGACCTGCATCAGGCAGCTCTTTTTTTGAATAATTTGATCCCCGGACTTTTGGATACGACCTGCGATTTCAACACCGCGCGTCAGATGTATGATGAAATCAGCTCAAAACTGGGAACGCGGAGCACAGAACTCTTATCAATGGTATGCATTAAGGCAAAGGAATATGCCGAAGATATTGCCGCAGGCATCCCGGTTGTTGCATATCTTGTATCATACGAAGGGGAGATAATTGCAGAGAGTGAATAA
- the cobO gene encoding cob(I)yrinic acid a,c-diamide adenosyltransferase, translating to MRKGYVQVYTGNGKGKTTAALGLALRAAGAGLRVYIMQFIKKRRCSEHKALERFDDLITIKQSGKGFILKKKANASDREAARLGLEEAKMIMQSCDYDLIILDEANVAVNRDLISTEELIEVMEMKPATVELVITGRYADERIIEKADLVTEMKDVKHYAKKGIKARIGIEK from the coding sequence ATGCGTAAAGGGTATGTTCAGGTATATACAGGAAACGGCAAAGGCAAGACAACTGCGGCATTGGGTCTTGCTCTGAGGGCTGCCGGAGCAGGACTGAGGGTATATATCATGCAGTTCATAAAAAAACGCAGGTGCAGTGAACATAAGGCGCTCGAGCGTTTTGATGACCTGATAACCATTAAGCAGTCAGGCAAAGGCTTTATCCTGAAAAAGAAGGCAAATGCATCTGACAGGGAAGCAGCCAGGCTGGGGCTTGAGGAGGCGAAGATGATCATGCAGTCGTGTGATTATGATCTGATCATCCTTGATGAAGCAAATGTTGCGGTCAACCGTGACCTTATCAGCACTGAGGAGCTTATAGAAGTTATGGAGATGAAGCCTGCTACTGTCGAACTGGTTATAACCGGAAGGTATGCGGACGAGAGGATTATTGAAAAGGCGGACCTTGTGACCGAAATGAAGGATGTGAAGCACTATGCAAAGAAAGGCATAAAGGCACGAATTGGAATCGAAAAATAG
- a CDS encoding ATP-binding cassette domain-containing protein, whose product MEDVVRLAVRLEAFKYPDGTKAMSAVDLDIRKGEFAGILGSNGSGKTTLLKIMDGLIQDIAGSVHLDGIDIRKLAPREIYRKVGLVFQNPDEQLFAATVAEDVSFGPLNMGFSRLETHEMIKKALRDVEMQEYGNKAIHNLSFGQKKRVCIAGLLAMGHEILLLDEPTAGLDPMGEYKMMNLLKSLNQKNGVTIVMATHSVDLVPLFLDRLYILSKGRIMRGGTPEDVFTAPHDMEHVKLRLPHIAEMIYRLKHEDKIAFGKLPLTVGEARREILKIMEDTKED is encoded by the coding sequence ATGGAAGATGTAGTCAGGCTGGCAGTACGTTTAGAGGCATTTAAGTATCCTGACGGGACAAAGGCGATGTCGGCAGTAGATCTTGATATCCGCAAGGGTGAGTTTGCAGGTATCCTCGGGTCGAATGGTTCCGGCAAGACCACGCTCCTCAAGATCATGGACGGACTGATCCAGGATATTGCAGGCAGCGTGCATCTCGATGGCATAGACATAAGAAAACTCGCGCCGAGGGAAATCTACCGGAAGGTGGGTCTTGTTTTTCAAAACCCGGATGAGCAGCTTTTTGCAGCGACCGTGGCTGAAGATGTTTCCTTCGGACCGCTTAATATGGGGTTCAGCCGGCTTGAAACCCATGAGATGATCAAGAAGGCCCTGAGGGATGTCGAAATGCAGGAGTATGGCAACAAGGCTATCCATAACCTCAGCTTTGGACAGAAAAAAAGAGTATGCATTGCCGGACTGCTTGCGATGGGACATGAGATACTCCTCCTTGACGAACCGACTGCAGGTCTTGACCCTATGGGTGAGTATAAAATGATGAATCTGCTGAAGAGTCTGAATCAGAAAAATGGTGTGACCATTGTGATGGCAACGCATAGCGTGGATCTTGTCCCCCTGTTTCTTGACAGGCTTTATATCCTGAGCAAAGGCCGGATCATGAGGGGCGGAACGCCTGAAGATGTCTTTACCGCGCCTCACGACATGGAGCATGTGAAACTGAGGCTGCCGCATATTGCTGAGATGATCTATAGGCTGAAGCATGAAGACAAGATCGCCTTTGGAAAGCTGCCTCTTACGGTTGGCGAGGCGAGAAGAGAAATATTAAAAATAATGGAAGATACAAAGGAAGACTGA
- the cbiQ gene encoding cobalt ECF transporter T component CbiQ, with protein sequence MHLLSEHMRQGHIFSEIDARLKLLVSVALLLLVLSHKGFGFPLVVLAMSLLLCIMMRVSLKVFMLRFSEPVFIACVLVLIKFFFSGRDVFFTFSVFGLEITGYRDGLIAGLLVAARIVGAVSVIAVLGFATSFTDLITGLAWFRFPKTLIEILLFAYRYIFMLLEDALVIYNAQKNRLGYSSVRRGMNSFGVLAGSLILKAFEHSQKATVAMVQRGYDGTMPSLQHKPFKPSEIAVSVALVVVMGLLWKM encoded by the coding sequence ATGCATCTGTTATCTGAACATATGAGGCAAGGGCATATCTTTTCGGAGATCGATGCGAGGCTGAAGCTTCTTGTTTCCGTTGCTCTTCTTCTCCTCGTTTTGAGCCACAAGGGATTCGGATTTCCCCTTGTTGTCCTGGCCATGAGCCTGCTGCTCTGCATAATGATGAGGGTATCCCTGAAGGTCTTTATGCTGAGATTTTCGGAGCCTGTCTTTATTGCCTGTGTGCTGGTCCTGATAAAATTCTTCTTCTCCGGCAGGGACGTTTTTTTCACGTTTTCGGTATTCGGTCTTGAGATAACAGGTTATCGGGACGGACTGATAGCCGGACTGCTGGTTGCTGCACGGATAGTCGGAGCAGTCTCGGTTATTGCAGTGCTCGGCTTTGCCACCTCATTTACAGACCTGATAACCGGCCTCGCCTGGTTCAGATTTCCGAAAACGCTGATCGAGATATTGCTGTTTGCCTATCGATATATCTTTATGCTCCTCGAAGACGCATTGGTCATCTATAATGCCCAGAAGAACAGGCTCGGATATTCGAGTGTCAGGCGCGGAATGAACTCCTTCGGTGTGCTGGCCGGGTCCCTGATACTCAAGGCCTTTGAGCATAGCCAGAAGGCAACAGTCGCCATGGTCCAGAGAGGATATGACGGCACCATGCCTTCGCTGCAGCATAAGCCCTTTAAGCCTTCGGAGATCGCCGTATCGGTTGCCCTCGTGGTTGTGATGGGATTACTATGGAAGATGTAG